The following are from one region of the Hymenobacter radiodurans genome:
- a CDS encoding class I SAM-dependent methyltransferase codes for MTSSANSDPLGRALTAYLRGDKSATLTVHTNVSEDEPLPASYFFRSLWEMPELERRALEECRGRVLDLGAGAGAHALELQNRGFSVRALDVSAGAVQVMVERGVREVAHHNLFDIPATGEQFDTILMLMNGLGLVGTLEGLARFLKHARSFLAPGGQILATSSDVAYLYEDEEGALLIDLNGPYYGEIDYAMTYEGERGAPFPWLFVEASILQDYAEEAGFELEIIAEDDQQQYLACLTLNAGAHEVNQ; via the coding sequence ATGACGTCTTCCGCTAACTCTGATCCGCTAGGTCGCGCATTAACTGCGTATTTGCGCGGCGATAAATCTGCTACGCTTACGGTGCACACCAATGTGAGCGAAGATGAGCCTTTGCCCGCTAGTTATTTTTTTCGGTCGCTTTGGGAAATGCCTGAATTAGAGCGCCGTGCTCTGGAGGAATGTCGAGGCAGAGTGTTGGACTTAGGAGCCGGTGCGGGAGCACACGCATTAGAATTACAAAACCGAGGATTTTCGGTGCGCGCCCTCGACGTATCGGCTGGCGCGGTGCAGGTGATGGTGGAACGAGGCGTGCGCGAGGTAGCCCATCACAACCTCTTTGACATTCCGGCTACCGGCGAGCAGTTCGATACCATACTGATGCTGATGAATGGCTTAGGCTTGGTGGGCACACTCGAAGGCTTGGCGCGTTTTCTAAAGCACGCGCGCAGTTTTCTGGCACCTGGGGGGCAAATTTTAGCCACATCATCGGACGTCGCCTATCTATATGAAGACGAAGAGGGCGCACTGCTCATTGATTTGAACGGTCCTTATTACGGCGAGATAGATTACGCCATGACGTATGAGGGCGAAAGGGGCGCGCCTTTTCCGTGGCTTTTTGTGGAAGCCAGCATTCTGCAGGATTATGCCGAAGAAGCCGGCTTCGAGTTAGAAATCATTGCAGAGGATGATCAGCAGCAGTATCTGGCCTGCCTGACGCTAAACGCCGGTGCGCACGAAGTAAACCAGTAA